Proteins encoded in a region of the Octopus sinensis unplaced genomic scaffold, ASM634580v1 Contig12447, whole genome shotgun sequence genome:
- the LOC115229326 gene encoding uncharacterized protein LOC115229326, protein MDDLSSALEQPRVNDYDYFPKNNVFCHKSATIHHSANILSSIVGPNTHIGRSCTVKSSSISSNVIINSNVTISNSIIYSDCIIEDRSICLTSILAKFSRLCSKSFISSGVLIGPGVKLEGNSVLTSSRLICTGNVEARFSDSAYFYRHYRNEGNCTSKWGVSRAIVDNSDDLESFSPENDENFISEAHETISRYLGSKASGVDNLIIELNSLKLICNLSISQLQECVIVLFLKFVNQDEKLFFSDLSQLFEQMAPVLKFYLKTIEAQIDSLFGVEVSYSVFIQEIFGLCVLSSD, encoded by the exons atGGATGACCTTTCGAGTGCATTAGAACAGCCAAGAGTCAATGATTACGATTATTTTCCCAAGAATAATGTTTTTTGTCATAAGTCGGCTACTATTCATCACAG TGCTAATATTCTATCTTCAATTGTTGGTCCAAATACACACATTGGTCGCTCATGTACTGTTAAAAGTAGTTCAATTTCGTCGAATGTGATTATCAACTCGAATGTGACCATTTCAAACTCGATCATATACTCGGATTGCATAATTGAAGATCGATCTATATGTCTCACCTCAATTTTAGCAAAATTTTCGCGTCTttgttcaaaatcttttatttcgtCAGGAGTTTTGATTGGTCCTGGTGTTAAACTTGAGGGAAATTCAGTCTTAACCTCTTCGCGACTCATTTGCACAGGAAATGTGGAAGCACGTTTCTCAGACTCTGCATATTTTTACCGCCATTATAGAAATGAAGGGAATTGTACTTCTAAATGGGGAGTTTCTCGGGCTATTGTGGACAATTCTGATGATCTGGAAAGTTTTAGCCCTGAAAATGACGAAAACTTTATTTCCGAGGCTCATGAGACGATTAGTCGCTATTTAGGCAGTAAGGCGTCAGGAGTTGATAACCTTATCATTGAATTGAATTCTCTGAAGCTGATTTGCAATCTTTCAATTTCTCAGCTGCAAGAATGCGTTATTGTTTTATTCCTTAAATTTGTGAACCaggatgaaaaattatttttttcggaCTTATCTCaa TTATTCGAACAAATGGCCCCAGtattgaaattttatttgaaaacaatAGAAGCACAGATTGATTCTTTATTTGGAGTCGAAGTTAGTTATAGTGTTTTTATTCAAGAAATATTTGGCTTGTGCGTCTTATCTTCAGACTGA